Sequence from the Chanodichthys erythropterus isolate Z2021 chromosome 12, ASM2448905v1, whole genome shotgun sequence genome:
ACATGAGACACCTTTTTTCTTGCAAATATTCTCTTTTTAACTTGACACAGCTTCTTAAACCAGCAGCATGGTGcaagacacatttaaaaaaaaaacattttacaattacaGTGCAGACTGAATGTGAAACACTTTCTATATGAACTGTTTTTACGCAACTGTGAAATGATTTGCAGTGAACTATAGGCAATTGACTGACTATGATTATGATTATGCcagtaaaatgaataatatattgaTATCTAAAGCCACAGgtttattgaattaaatgtaCTTGTCTTGAACTTCTCACCTGGGATGGTTGGCCTATACTgcatcccaattcgcctacttgcACTGCACCCTAAAattatgtactgtttttgtgaagaaaaagtacatGCTTTTGCATGTGTAACAGAAGAGTATACAAGCTTTGGGCATcataattgcatttttaatggaCGATCTGTTACTTAGTTACGTGCAAACTATCAGCATTGAAACTGttctgtcaatcatcttgtcacagttaaaatcctacacattcaattaaatttaatttcagaGATCAATGTAGTTGCACGTTAaactgccagtcatgggtctttcatatGGAGAACTGTCCTCatgtttgcataatgatgcatttaaaaggtAATGACTAAacgcatcgttataaaagttcacaatgctgttgcagatgaaatataatgtggataacatttaataaatatctttttatatTAATCACTCAAACCCCTTTATCCTAACCGTTCTGCTTAACCATTGGTCTCGCACATTCGTCATGTTTGTGGTTTTTAACCaaatcctcgtccacagcgcaatggGTTGGGAGTAATATTAGCCGTTAAGAGTGTGCACAGATCTGCACTTCGGAATCTAACCAGAAAAAGTAGAGCAACCGgatatctttggaatactcatttcaacatacttctgtttgggacacacttattctATTTTCAAacactatttaggatggatagtatgggaATTGGGACACAGCACTTGAGTCTGGTACTTTGAACCTTATTAATTGATGCTGCAATCGGAGATTTCCGTATACTTCATTCACTTGGCCCAAGTTTAAATTCTGATAGACTGAATCTGATTGGCTTTTTGTCACTTCAGTCTTGTCTTTAGATTTCATTTCTGTGCTGTTCTGTGCACCCTGAAGAAAATGAAAGCACACCATTAATATGGCTGACAGGCCTTTGTGAAAATATGTGAAGATTGGACATTCAAGTAGCTCAGATATGAAGGCATTTAGTTCCTGTTTGTGCTCAGTAACTGACACACAGATTTGCTGGCATCACTCACCTCCTCATCTCTACATTTATTGTTTCTGTTGGCAGCTGTTGCTGATGCACAACCTAAGAAAATCGTGAAAAGTATTGgcttatttttattcataccAGGTGCTGAGTTATTTTGATAATTgtcagtgtgtctgtgtgtatatgtgCACATACTTTCTGATGTCTTGACTCTCTTTCTGTACTGATAAACGGTGACCACTCCAACTACAAAAAGGATCACTGCAGTGACCAGACCAGCACCAGCATATTGTGAAGTGTGTACAGACACTGAGGAAGTGAGAGAGAAAATTGGTCTTTGTGCAGATCGGCTAAAGTCTGCATTAACAGGTATTACTATACTTGCTACTATTTATTTGCTTTGAAACTTCTCTCAAGCATCAAATTATGTAGTCTGTGCCAGCTGACAGGTTAAACCATCACCATGGTGTTTACCACATCTGGCTATGATGGAATAAAGTGTGCCAGATAGCATTCAGGTACATTTTCAGCCTTGGCAAAGACTGCTAAACATACATGGattaagttaaagggttagttcacccaaaaattaaagttctgtcatttattactcaccctcatatcgttccacacccataagatgtttgttcatctttggaacgcaaattaagatatttttgataaaatccataAAAGATGGCTCagtgacagcaagataattaacactttcaatgcccggaaagctactaaagacatatttaaaacagtttgtgGATCAagcttaatattataaagtgacgagaacactttttgtgcaccaaaaagcaaaaaaaaaaacaaaataaataatttattcaacaatatctagtgatgggcgatttcaaaacactgcttcaagaagcttcgaagctttacgaatcttttatttttgaatcagtgattcagagcatgtatcaaactgccaaagtcacgcccccccagtggtgaatAATTGACATTTcgaacacttatgatgtaacaaagcctcgtttactgaagtcatgtgacttcggcagtttgatacacgctccaaaccactgattcgaaacaaaagattcgtaaagctacgaagcttcatgaagcagtgttatgaaatcgcccatcactagatattgttgaataaagtcaatatatatatatattttttttgcactACAAAAAGTAGTCGTTtcatattgaaccactgtagtcacatgaactgtttcaaatatgtctttagtagctttctgggcatctgaaagtgttaatcactcagccatcggatttcatcaaaaaatatcttaatttgtgttctgaagatgaacgaaggtcttatgggtgtggaacaacatgagggtgagtaattaatgacagacttttcaattttggggtgaactaaccctttaaggttgaaaAAGTCGTCACCTGTTATTGAGTGCGAGAGTTTGAGGGCATCAGTGCTTGCTGCGGTAGACGGAGCTTCTGAATGTGCTGCTGGTGTAGTTGTGTGTAAATCCACCGGTGTTCATGTTTCTTCTTTCTGCGGTTGTGCGGATGTGGTGATGCTTTCATTTGGATCTGTGTGtgggaaaacaaaaataaataatatacagAAAAAGATTGAAATACATTGTAGAAATGCTGTCATTCTTACCTTTTGATACTGTGAGATTGACTTTCAGATATGTGTCTTTAAAAAATCTCTGCACTCCACACCAGTAAATCCCAGTGTCTGACTCCTGTAGGTCAGCGATGTTCACAGTGAAGGAGCCATTTCCAAAATCCTCCAGTGTGTATCTCCCTTCAGGTGACAGATCAGATGAGACCAGGACACCAGTTCTATATTTGCATGGATCTTTGCAGAAATActtgatgtttttttctgccCATTTATGGGAACATGCAACTATAACACCTTTTCCACTGTATCCATGTATATTAATCACTGTGGCGAATGTGATCCTAAATTCTGTTGGATGAAAAATTGAATGTCTCAAAGTGAAATAATGCATAAATGCAGTATTTCACTTGAATTCACTTCAGTTTAGCATCACTTTTGAGTAGGGTTGGAACGACATGTTGACATAAttgattatattaattaatcaattaatgAGATTATAATGGTGCGCCACTGTAGAAAAGAAACTCGCTATATCAAATATAGCAACTTAATAGAAGGAAGCCTTAAAGAGATAATTCAGCTCtcatgttgttttaacccatttctttcttctgcggaAAACAAAAGACATTTTAGAAAATGCCTCAAATGAAAGTCAGAGGGGTCCAGTCTTGTTTTGGACACCATTGCATTCATTGTATGGGAAAAAAAGTTGAACCATTCTTCAAAAATatatgttcagcagaagaaaattACAGGAAGTCATTTTTGTGAAACATGAGAGCCAGTAAATGAATTACTTTGCATGAATTAACTGAATTAACGTGAATTAAGGAGTGGATTTTTCCAACTGTTCATTTACAGTCATAAATATGGAGAGAACTGACCTGGCAGAAAGATCCAGAGCCAAAAAACACAGAATAAATTCATTTTGAGCTGTAATCCTGTTGTGTACGAGCTTTCCGCTTTGACTGAGTAGCCTTTGTCTCCAACTGAAAAGATTTCAGTGAAGATAACGATGCATGTTTGTGTCTTCACAGCTCTGAAATACCACACATGCATGAAGAGTTTAATGACCACTTCCTTTGTAATGCTCGAGTTGTTTTGCGCTGGTCTAAgttagagctgcatgatttatCATTATAAGATCACAATCTTGATTCAAACACCCATGCGATTTTGTGACAACAATTCTCTTGTGTCTtgtaaaacctgacaaaatcacactggaacattcagatctgcgttggcgcttcattttttaaacagtctTTTTAActacacagtatcattatttctgtgttaaaaatattcaaattatcacagaagtactgtgATAAAAGTTGATAGTTTGGATCAAAAACACTGTCTACGGTTGTGATCAAAAAAGattaaatcaccttttgaaagtagcACCTTTGCTTTAAATAACTATTGCATCGATTGCATCAATTAAATTGttacaccactaggtggcgaaGAGTGACTTAAAaaatgtcattgaatcattcattcaaaccaatttttaaaaaaataattagtttGAATTAATactgttattattgttaatgaaCATCCTGACGTGTCCATGCTGCTAAGAGCACAGTTTAGATTAATATGTACGccttcctctcaataacaaataTACCtaacaaatatgaaaaaaagtaagaaagtGTCTGATCTGATCATAgtgatgtggatatgtttgcaccagctctgtAATTCCACTTAAATCACGTTTATTTGTAGCCTACCTCTTTATACTATGTAGCCTATTGCTTTACAGCcacaaatatcatatatattgGCCCTCTATATGATTGAGACATGTATTCAAGAaatttattaaaacagaaagacgTATTGTTTCTGCTTCAAAGGCTGCAGAAACATAGTAgtgggtttgtttgtttgttacgCACTTCAATCTGCATCCGATGTTATTGGTTTTCTTCTCatgtattaaatccagtcaaTTGGTTCATAAAATATtgatcaaaatcaaaatatgatttatacaaaatgaaattcactttaaagaaagagtcaaaatcatgagaaaatcaAAGAAGTCAAAATCATGTCCGACTCACTCCATGTCTCCCGACATATTGCACATATTATGATgtatcttactcatgctgttcacttttcataatcaacatagattaaaaaaaaaaaaaaaaaaaaaaaaaaaacaatattataaaatttaaacatgaatatTAATCTAAATAGGCTACGTTTTCTTTAACTCTGTTCTacaaacgcgccggcgcgttctgatggatttttCCTTAATGACAGCTGAAGCAACTCCGCCTTATAGATTAGTGTAAGACAACTATAAAGAGTctaattttatttgtgtacaatcACAATAACATCAACACATtctgcttttgtaaaataaagaaaataaatggtgCACTTTCAACTGTCTCTGTCTCCGCGAGAATCTAtcaaaaatgaactgaaactcaGCAAATAGCCTATTTATTACACAAGCATGAAAtatatgtctaaagaaacaaacaaaacacttctcatttaaaacaattattatCCTGCAATGTAATCTGTATAAAATTACAGAGTTGTACAGTTTCGCCTAGCTCAGTTACCTAGCTCACATTATCATTAATGCGATCACACCCACGCACACAGCGCTCTTATATTCATAGATAATGTGCTGAGGCCATCTATGCAAAATGGTAAATGCCCCCAACAAAACCTTAAAAAGCATCAACAAAGGCTATAATACATTGTAATTTCATGTTGGAGTGGGATTTGAGGGAAAGTCAATAAGAAATACAGGGTGTGATTAGCTTTAGTAGCTTTATTAACTTTCAAAACCATAACATAATGCTTATTTGCTAATTCATGCAATTAGAAGGATTTAATCATATTTAAgactaatcacatttaaagGCTATGATTATGAAGTCACAGTGATTTAGTGTGGCATATTGATTTTTCAGTGACATATTGGTAATGTTTACATATTGATGGAAGTTGCCtaagatacaaaaaaaatatattttagaatagCCATGCaaaaatgtcattatacaaaCTCTAAACAAAACAATAGCAAAATTAGTTTAAAAGGAGATAAGGAAAATCTAACTTGGCACCCCTTGTAGTCATATGAGGAAGTAACAAATACTTGTCACCTACATGCAtgtattcatacatttttttttttttttttttttttttaatgaacatttaatttttgatCTCCCTGAATGCCTTGGCATGTGATTTTAATCTTATACATATCAGGTTTCCACTGATTGAGtgaaatcaaattttccatgatcttttgacatataagaggtcattaTACTGTACAAATATCCTGTAAGCAGAGGTGGGAtgtccaggggtcagagagtaaaagtcctgccatatttttattccacccactgaaacattaatgagataattaggtgataaattgagtgatgattgaccattattgaagacacctgatgataacaagcagaatcaccaaaggagaaaatcacaatttttaagttaccatcatcgaggtcagggtttgttttagttgagctcttgatccttgactttttaatgttacattttgtttgggcagttttaactgcattaaaaccaaacagacaagcaaagttaaaagatgatcaggtgttgttggttatgttttcaaataatcattatttaatctgaatcactgaactcatttagagctcaatctctgagttagatttacgttattgattacagcagaactgtgattctacagcagaagatcaacttttacaatacaaaaatgtttctttttaaagttctgatttaaaaaaaagaggtttcatgtgaatctcaacaatggtgaaaataataaagcgtgttgcagtgcattctgggtaccaccaatcaaaattcgtCCATGcttcccatcatgcattgctgcatgaataaattatgagctgaattgtcttagtaaagctgcgttcacgtcacctcgtatttacaggtatcttgaaatgacaacatgtgacgttatattcggagctgttcacgtcctttgaTTGGGAATTAAGCGTTTCCAttgcaccactatcaacgcctaaattaATCTACAGCAGCCACatggtacatgtgggagctttcagaaaactcccagcttacaagctgtaattacgatgtgaaggacgtgaacgctttttacaagctagaatctcgtaactacaggaattacgaggccacgtgaacgcaccttaaTTGTCTGCACACacaataaacacaacttgtcagcGGGGAAATAGTTGTAAATTATAgtgaataagctcaattggttGGCTTTAGTTAGCTTGTAGTGTCaatatgtctatatatatatatatatatatatatatatatatatatatatatatatatatatatatatatatgtatatatatatatatatatatatatatatatatatatatatatagagctcaaattgagtaaagaccgttttttacaacttgCCAGATTGTCTGACCTCACTTTCTTTCAAGCaagatcctttttattcctgtttctataaaagtatgaagatgttcagcgacgatgattttgtcctccatgtTGTTTCGGATTTCTGCTtcagctcgctacgtcacgtcactactagagcaagctcctgattggttaacacGGCGCGAAttttcgccaaagttcagatttttcaacttgcgcgtTTTGGGAGAATCACGCGTTACACGCGTCAACCGCCcgaaacgctcaattcgcgccgcaggatgtctattcgcgtctttgcattgacttaacatgtaaatcactcgcgcttaacGCTTCATTcacgtctggtgtgaacgcattgggctctaaatgagttcagtgattcagctcaaataatgattatgtgaaaacacaaCCAACAACACGgtcagtttttgggattgacaaccgaatttacttacaggtgtgagtctTGAAATGTCCCGTTCACACAGTAACTTACAGTAGCATCTCAAATACTGTCTGAATGAACATGCAATGAGATTCAAGCCCATTTTCTCTTACCAGTAACAGTGACTGTATCTAAAACCTTCAGATGATGCACAGCTCATATCTCCCTCACTGTAAGTTACAGAAAGTGAAACCACACACGAAACCACTTAGCAGTAGGGGTATAAGAAAATATCGATACACACGAAAACATGTTTGGCGATACTGTATTGATTCTCAAAAACACTGTAtcgatatttatatatttatttttatttacatccAAGATTCGTGGCTTTGTGTTCAGTTTAAACCACAGACTGTATAAAGCCCAACCGCTAGATGGCAGTGTTAGCTACTTTTATTTACGTAAACTGACGCGGAGCCGGAGAAGCCTAAGGTGAAGATGCGTGTATCTTCATTCTAAAATTCGGTTGTCATTCCCGAAAATAACTGAACTGTGTGTGAATGTAACTgtattaaggactcaaatacaggactgacacCTGTAGTTgcctgctgctgtgtgaacgtggcTATTATTATGCCATAGTGTGATGAAAgaagggttgccaggttttcacaacaaaacccacccaattgctactcaaaactagcccattcGCATTTCAAGGGGGTCCCGCGCTCCAGGGCGTAAAATCTGCTATTTGGCAGGTTCCCCGTGGTAAATATCATActatttggggtcgcttcaacctgcggacatgaaaaacaacccgcggcaagagtgttaaagtagcccaattcctcTGGAAAACACTGGATGAAAGACCGCCTCTGTTTTTGCATTGTCTTCCATTAAGAAAGCGTggattaactttatttttagcgAAAAATTTGTGGTAGCCTATTTACACATGTAGCAGggatgttgaaaattattttaatatccaGAACTGTTAACCAATCCAAGTCTTCCTAGTGGAATGTTTAAAAGAGAGGATCAAAAACAGGATAGAAAATAGCTTATTACTTGTACATTAGGAAGTTTTATGATGTAAACATCTCAATAACCTTATAAGTGAACCtcagagaacacacacacacctatatACACACCTATTCTCTgaggttcacttataatgttattgatatgtatatatttaatgcagttcatgacccctttaatactAGGATCAGAGATTTTCATAGAGTTTCTGTGACCTGCCCCTGTTGAAGTGTACATTCTCATAGACTAAATTTCTTTGGCTCTTTGGGACTTCAGTTTTGAGAGCTTTCATCTGAGTGCTCTTGTCTGTGTTAGGATGCTCAttctcatacacacactcttCCTGCATCAAGAAAACAAAAGTGCACTAGTAATATATCTGCTGAATCATTGCATaataatacgtttttttttctttaaggtCACTGAGCGACTTCTTTGGCATCACTCACCTGTTCATTTCTGTTTTCATTATGCTTGTTGACAGGCATCACACTGCCTGTGGAAATATCCAAGCAAAGAATCAGTAAGGGTTTTATtcaattgtattttaaaaatagtagTTTTAAATTATGCTGATAGTAGACatggtttgtttatttatgtgcCTGTACTTGCTGATGTCTTGACTTTTTTCCTGTAAAGATGAACAGCGACCAATCCAGCAACAAATATGATCACTGTTATGACAGAACCACCGACAGCATATAGTATGTACACTGTAATTTTCAAGGATGCTGAGGAAGAGATAGAAAGattgtttttgtattattaaaaaaagtcattcagttGTGTTTTGAGTAATGTAGACCTGTATATAGGGTGTCTTATTTTGGGCTAACTTTTCTTTAATGTCTAGGAAAataaactgaataaaataaGAATCTAATGAGGAAGTTGCCTGTTACCTGCATCAGGGCTTGCTGTGGTAGACAGAGTTTCTGAACGTGCCACTGGGGTATTTGTGTGTAAATCTGTGGAAGTTTTTATGACTTTGTGTGGTCCTGTGGTGCTTTCACTTAGATCTGGGAGAAGAAAACATTAACGTTGGATACTGCTAAGAGACATCGGAATGACAGAGCCTTTTAATCATcccaaaatatatatacatgtaataTTCTGATGAGCTTAgtgttgaatgttgttgaagaTGAGGTTATGAATGAACTTTTTGTTGTGGAAAATGAAGAATTTACTGCTGGTCTAATCCTTATTTAGGAGTCACTCTCATACTCTTCCTGGTCAAAAATGGCCAAAACACCTCAAAtgtaactttttatttattttttatttttttcattaaaggggtcatgaattgagaaatcagttttgccttgatcttttgataTATGAGGTCATTGT
This genomic interval carries:
- the LOC137032390 gene encoding uncharacterized protein, which encodes MPGDSRVLMKMKTFNVLWVWIFLSEFGASDEIKIYGYSGKHIIISCSYNWASTNIKYFCRDPCGYRDILVKSDRSPKARYTIKDSRTGIFTVTITDLQGSDSGIYWCGVERVGIDTYQKVNLKVYKDLSESTTGPHKVIKTSTDLHTNTPVARSETLSTTASPDAASLKITVYILYAVGGSVITVIIFVAGLVAVHLYRKKVKTSASSVMPVNKHNENRNEQEECVYENEHPNTDKSTQMKALKTEVPKSQRNLVYENVHFNRGRAVKTQTCIVIFTEIFSVGDKGYSVKAESSYTTGLQLKMNLFCVFWLWIFLPGRYTLEDFGNGSFTVNIADLQESDTGIYWCGVQRFFKDTYLKVNLTVSKVSVHTSQYAGAGLVTAVILFVVGVVTVYQYRKRVKTSERRYRLEDFGTGSFNVTITDLQESDSGIYWCGVQRVGIDTYQKVNLIVQKV